The stretch of DNA AGATTGTTATCAATAGTCTTAAACATAAACTAGACAGAACGTGGAAATCTTAATGTTCTATTATTTCATGTTTGTACACTGGTAGAAATGGAGACTGTCAGCTTTTGCAGTTCATGTAAGGGGAATCGGAAGAGGGATATGGAGAGGCTAACTGAAGCCTTTGGTTACTCTTTGTTTTTGCTTACTCCCAAGCAGGCTTGAATGTCGGGATGGCTGGTGTGATTCTTTATGAATTACAAGAGAGTACTTCAGTAGTGTCTAAAGAAGCAAATGATGGACTGCATGAAGTTGGTATGTTATTGTCGGACCTGTCGTTTGAAGACGATAATTCAGTTTTCCTTGGTTTTGTTAATGTTGCATATATTTTATCCACGAACATTTTCAGGGGTTGCTGGAGAAGAATGTGTGAGATCAACATTGTTCCAAGATGAATCTTTACGAACTGCGTCAAGTAGATTATTAGGGAGTGTCAATGTGAAAGACATTGATACACATAAGGACATTGGAGCATTCCTATTTCAAATGCTTGGGGATGGGTTTCAACTTGACATGGAAATTATCAATGAAGTTCTCGGTGAGTTGCCTTCACTATGGAGCCACATTGTTATTCGCATGTTACTGTTGCTGAACTTCGATTACAGTGTATCTTGCATTCTTGCttcatatgtttatctttgtAATTAGGGTGATAGTTGAATACGCTCTCTCTCCCATTTATATACTCCCTATTTGACTTTGTGGTCCGTAATGTCTATTCCAACCGATATTTTCTCAGAGCACACAATAGCTACAACTTTCATAAACCTATATCTGAAAAGTTTGGCTGCATCAACTATGACAAACTTTACATTTTGTCGTGGCAAATATCCGGAGAAACATCGATCGACAACCAAAGTCAAATAGGGATGATAAATTGGGATGGATGCAGTATATGTCATATTAGCGAATTTTACTACGGCTTTTTTTCACAACACTGCACAACCATCATAAAATGTTCTTTAACTTTCCGTAGAAATCTCTCTTTGTTGCAGTGCTGTCTATAAACCATTGTGTATCTTGGGAAGCACATTTTTCTTTTTGTAGATTTAGGATGCCAAATGTACGCTTACAGAAGTTAAttctttatttacattttaaagtCGGGACACTTGGGAATTATAGGAGCCTCGATCCTCCTTCAAAGAAAACGAATTTAGTTAAAGCAAAATTTGATTGCATTCTCAGTCAAGGTGTCATCTTTAAGTTGAAATGAGTTTCTCTGTGATGTACTATATGGACCGACTAATGCTATAGTTTGAGATACATTCAAGATAATACACATTCTTTACATCTTGAGCCAAAGAATTAGTAGAGATTTGTAGTACAAACTTATGTTTTAAACAGGCTTTCCTTATTAAGCATATGACTTTGAGAATAACTTGGTAGCTTTTCCCATCCGTTTATCGTTTTTATAGTTTCTGAGAATTCTAAGGTTATGAATCTCACGTAAGAAAGTTTCAGTAATTTTTTTTTCTATAGAACTGCCATTGCCGCGGTTTGAGTTTTTTATTTGTATGTTGCTGGACTTAACTCAAAGTAGGAATGTGCTCATTGCTGTTTCATTTTTCTATATGATATATAATAGTATATAACGCAGAATGTGCGCTAAACTTGTAGGCACCTTTGGATATGATCTGGAGAAGATAGGGTTTACATTTATTTGAAGGTCGAAGATATTGCTTTGAATTCTAACTTTCTTTGATATTTTAACCCGTGGGATAATGGCTTTTTTACAAGGTGGATTGATTCGAGGTCCTTGTTTATCTTGCGTGACTTTGAACTTATAATCTGTTTCTGATTTGATGTTCCATTCAATTTTCTTAAAAATAGAGTATGGAAACACTTGTTGATATATCAGCTTCGACCCTAGAGAAAAGTGATGATGTTATTTGCAGCTCTGCCTCTATTGAAAGCGTAAGTTCCAGCCTCTAAAAAAACATTGCTAATAATTAAATCACCAAGAAGTAGAAGTGTAGAACAAAACGAGAAAACAATAATGTTTCAAATGGTGATTACAGTGTCGGGGTTTGAAAATGAATTTACAAGAAGCACTTGGGAATTATGTTTCGAAGAATGAGAATTGGTATAAAGGTTATTTTTGGAGATATGATGTCAGAAAAGTTTAGTTGTGGATTGAGTTTAATTTTAAGCTAATTGTATGGTTAAAGTTGTGAAgcaatttgattaatttaatgtttattcaaCTTTTGTGTTATTTTGGAGTATATATGGCTGGCAGCTTATATCTTTTACTTCTAACTTTAATTATGGCAATTTTTAAGTTTAAGTAGATTCACAAATCAAACAGTCATCCAGATTCATGTGGCGATTTTTATGACTTGATCGTTTCTATCTTTTGTAGAATTATGCTCTTTCTGCCTATGGTTCTGAATTCACTATAGGTTATGGGCGGTCAGTCCTTAAGAGAGCCATCAGCTACTAAAATGTTAAATCCCAGCAATTGCAACATTATATTTTCCTTTCTGATTGGGAAACTTTGGCCTGAAACCCCAGCTATTCCAGCATTAGATTTTCCTTTTTTTGAGTCGGTTGTGCATTTCTGCAGACTTTGACGTTGGCTTAagattttctctctttttttcgaTAGTTTTGTAGGTAGATTCAAAGTACATGTGTCCGCTTCTGGAGAAAGACTATATGAGGGACTACACTGATTCTCAAACAACATTGCTAGCAAGGTATTTTTTTTCTTCGGTTTGAAAACCCATTTCTGCAACTGACGTTAAACTAACAAATATTTAGATAGTCAGTTAGTGAATAAGGTGCAACTACAATGCCTTAGTTTTAGAAGGTGTGAGGCGCTCCACAGGCAAAAAGGTGGACGAGGTGCAACCGCAATGCCTCATGTACACAAGTTGCACTATGTATATTTACTGACAATATTTTTCTAAAGAAAATTTGTGCAATAATAACGTTGTTTTAGGACTGTACAATCATATTGTGGACTTAATCAGGAAATTTGTGGATGAATACCATGGTCTATAACTGTAACATCATATTGTGGGCCTAATCATATGGTTTATTGTTACTATCATGACCCAATTTTCTCCTTTTAAAGATTTGATGTCCTCTGGCCAGTACTAAGTTCACTGCTAGCTACTTAACTGATATGTGCACAATTTCTCATAGTTTACGTTAATCTTTGGTGAAGGTCAACTAGCGAGTACTACGGAGAATCACTTGCAAATATTCAACACTGAGACAACAACAACTGTGAAGTCACGCCATAGGCTATTGATATTGCACCTCGTTCAGCTCAGGTACGTCCATGGGCGTTTTCAGTGGGGAGAAGGTTGGGGTTCAATCCCTATGTTTTAACAATTTTTCCTTAGCattttagttctttatttatttataatcGACTTTTACTTCAAATTTAATGTAGTTTGTAAATGTGAATCTCCCATTACGAGCATCCTAAGACCACCCCTGGGTACGTCTGAGAATTTTTGCAAATTTTTTGTTTTCACATTTGAAACGTTAATGTTTTCCCGTTTTGTTCTACACTTCTACTTCTTGGTGGTTTATTAGCAAGGTTTTTTCTGAAAAAGCAAGGACGGTATAGATTGCCTCCTTTCCTAACATAATTTGCCTCTTTATGTGAATTTAAAGTTCTCCCAGTCTAATGATAATTAATATCAGCCTAATATGAGCGATATTTACAGTAGTAGAAAGAGTGGTGCTAGAGACTGGAGTAATGTTGAGGGCGATCGTGTTGCACATGAGAAAAGTAGTATTGGCAACTCAAATTATTCATAAGAAAGTGCAGCTTACTAAGAATTCGGGTTTGTCAACCGAAATCAATGAAATATCCAGTAAAGTCCTCTTTTGCATTAGAACTTTCTTATATACATGGATAATGAAATCATGTGTAGCCTCACACAACAACCTGCATAAGATTACAAAAGACTTTATGATGTGAACAATGTCGTACTTTTATGTTTTTCACTTATTTATAATTCAGACGCCAACTTAAACAATTATTCACGTGCAAATATAGAGGCTTGTGCAAATGCCATTCTGGTATGTCGAGTGATGCGTTCCAAGGTTGTCGTAATGAGCCCTCGGTTGCAGGTATGAAGAGGTTTTTGGCCTTCCTTTTTATTTTGGTTGATCatttttcctttcaatgtgtGCTATTGTTGTTGTGTAAGGTGTAAGACATAGTTTAAACTGGTTTTGAAGTAGGGCACATCGAAAGGTTACATCATTGTACGAAATGAGTATAGTTTAAAGTGGTTATGAAGGAGGGGACATGCCGGAGTTCTGACTAAACTATACATGAGTTTATCTGAAAAAATATATTACTTTTTCTGAAAATATACATACTTGATAATAAATGTTGGAGACCTGACTAAATTATACATTATTTTATCATTAGATACAAACTAGATAATATGAAGAGATGAAGCCATTACATCTTTTATCTCAAAGATTAGACAAAAATacatttctgctggtgtatgtgGAATTGTGGAGTAGCTATTATTGTGTAGATCAAGGGTTGTATGGTCTTCCTGACTTAAAAAGAGGTGAACAATGAACATGCCATTCTATCTGGTTTTAGTTGGAGTCGTCTTAACATGAGTTACGTAGTTTAGGCAAGAAATTGCTATCTTAAAATGTTGACTTACATTGATTAAAGCAGTAGTAGTATAAGGGGTCTCAATTTTGGCTTACATCAAGCCAAATGGTGAACTATAATTTTTAAATAATCGTATATTTTGGAGATTGGATTTGCTTTTAGCTGTTATTACTGTTAGTTGCTGACCTAGGAGAGGACTTCATTGAAAACTATTCATTGATTATCgtagttttgtttttgtttgattgGTGTTTTGTCATTGATAAACCACACAGAAAATAAATCAACAATAGCTAATTTAATTTTGTTTGGTTGATAAACTATACGGAAAAATGAAGGTGGAGTTAGGGGCGGTAGAGGTCCAAGGGTTTGCATAGTCAGCATAGACACTTGTGCTTATCAGTATCCAAGTTTGAACATTATTAAACATAGATAGAAACATAGATAGATATCTTGACGCTTTTTTTAGGCTGTCGTTGTTACATGATTTCAGGCATATTAATTTTGAGTCCACTGATTATCTATTGTTCATTGTTCAGGTGACGTTTAACATAAAAGAGAAGAACTCGAGATGAGTATTGGTTGGTGGCACAATATTACACAAATAACTTTGGGAGTGTTTTAGGTAAACAACTACTTCAGTACTCCTTCCGATTTTCTTCTATCTTCCCAATTTCCAAATCCTTCCTCACATAATGgaacatataaagaaaatgccTCCTTTTGGAGGTGAAGAAAAAAATCAGGGTTGAGTGTTCATTGCACCTACTTCTGGTAGGTATTGTGTACGTTGAGTTATTTTTTTTGTTACTCTTAAGTAATTGAGTTTTATGTGCCAATGCGAGTTTTTAATAACTGTCAAGAGAGGGATTTAATAGTTGAAATCTAGAGGGAGGGAGAGGCGTAGAAGCAGGTGTAGTCTCTACTTGCTTTTGTCGAGATTGAGAGGGAGGAAGGCAGAGAGAGATGGGTCGAAGGGTGGGAGGAAGGCAGACAACGTTAGGCTTAACTCCTGACCTACTTGCTTGTCATTCTGAACAGTTAGTTATTGATAATTAAGCTACTATACATATTAGATGGGCTTATGTTTTGgctttttaatcaatttcaaGATGGCAATGTTCGAGTTATTAAACAGTATTGACTCTTCCTGTGTCCGGTGTGCTGAAATATGCAATGGCTGATCTTTGTTAGTATTTTGTTCAGTTAatgattattgttatttttgACACTCATACCTAGGAAGTATCTGGAAATGATTTGCCTTTGTTTATCTAGAGCGCGAATATTTTTACAACCTCAGACTCTTTAGTTAACTTGCTACACTTTTTCTGAATTGGGTGACTGTTGTATTTGCCGTGAAAATTTACTCACTGACTTGATAAGTACAGCTTGTGTATTGGGCTATGAGTAGATGGAGCCTTCAGTCCAATACTCCTTGTCAGGTTGTTTGCATGAGAAATGATAGCAACATGGTTATGAATACTCTTCAGTCAACAATGTTTTCGGAGTGGTTGTCGTCCCTAAAGCTAACATGAAAATGTCGCTATTGTTTTCATGTTATGTGGGTTATGTGTATCTGTGAAGGTTAATATAGTTTAGCACATAGAACTGAACATTCATGTTACTCAAATATATGAGATGAATTTCAGTGAGGTCTTATGTCCCTCATCTTTTTCCAAATCAAATTGAAATGATAGAAACATGGTTATGAATACCACCTTGCGCATATGCGTCATGTCGTAGGCTCTTAACTACTGTTTCTTTGGAGTTGGTCGTTTTACTCCATAAATTTCAGTTATACCTTATATTAC from Silene latifolia isolate original U9 population chromosome 10, ASM4854445v1, whole genome shotgun sequence encodes:
- the LOC141606265 gene encoding chitinase 1-like isoform X1, which gives rise to MKSITLVAIIILSISLLPSNDADVSSVVTQSFFDGIIGQAAATCAGKNFYTRDAFLNALGGYPQFGTSGANNDNLREIAAFFANVAHETGGLNVGMAGVILYELQESTSVVSKEANDGLHEVGVAGEECVRSTLFQDESLRTASSRLLGSVNVKDIDTHKDIGAFLFQMLGDGFQLDMEIINEVLGTFGYDLEKIGFTFI
- the LOC141606265 gene encoding chitinase 1-like isoform X2 — translated: MKSITLVAIIILSISLLPSNDADVSSVVTQSFFDGIIGQAAATCAGKNFYTRDAFLNALGGYPQFGTSGANNDNLREIAAFFANVAHETGGLNVGMAGVILYELQESTSVVSKEANDGLHEVGVAGEECVRSTLFQDESLRTASSRLLGSVNVKDIDTHKDIGAFLFQMLGDGFQLDMEIINEVLEYGNTC